The genomic DNA CTTACATTCAAGAACACGGCCCCGGCAACTGGAAATCTGTTCCTACTCATACCGGTAATTACTTTAGTTAGATCAAAATTAACTATGTGTATAGTTGCCGGCATCGTCGTTCATGCCCTCTTTCGAAATAAGTGTTCACGACATATGGCGGCACATTAGTTAGCAGGTTTAGTTACTAGCGTTTCGTTAATTTGTGTTGCTTCGGTTAATGAAAGTGTTTTCCTGTCGGCACTATGTTTCAGGGTTGCTTAGGTGCAGCAAGAGTTGCAGGCTCCGGTGGACGAACTACCTCAGGCCGGGGATCAAGCGCGGAGACTTCACGGACCATGAGGAGAAGATGATCATCCACCTCCAGGCTCTTCTTGGGAACCGGTAATCATATAACTCTCGATCTCGTCCCCGTCATTGTGAAGTTTCTGCACCCACATATCGTGTCGAATGTCGAGAAATTAGGATCATGCCGTAACCAAATGGATTTCccggttgatcttattatgCGGCTACTAAGCTGCAGTGAAGTTATTAGCTAGGGTCTGGGAGTTGGCACGGCGGGTCATATGTTCATTGATTGCAATATTTATTACCTTTACAGCTGGGCTGCAATAGCATCTTATCTTCCGCAGAGGACTGACAATGACATCAAGAACTTCTGGAACACCCATTTGAAGAAGAAACTCGGGAAGCTGCAATCACCCAGCGGATCCGACGATGCCTTGGCTAGCAATTCCAAGACAATGTCGACAAGAGACCGATGGGAAAGAAGGCTTCAGGCCGATATCCAGACAGCCAAACAAGCCTTAAGCGAAGCCCTATCCCCTGAGAAACAGGACCTTATTTCGGACTTGAGAACTTTTTCAGTAATTGCTCCTAAGAAACCTGCCCAGGCACCAACCTATGCCTCCAGCACTGAGAACATTGCTAGGTTGCTCAAAGGATGGACCAAGAAGTCGCTCCCGAGGCCCACCCGACCTATTCCATCCGACCCGGCAGCCCGTCGTGCTTCCGGCAGCAAAGATGGGTCAGAGTCGTCCTTCAGCGAAGGCACTCTGAGCACCACTGCTGCCGCCAACTGTTACAAGAGTGAAACTGAAGTCCTGTCCTGCAGTGGGGGATTGGAACCGTTTCTTGGGTTAGAACCATTTGGGCCCACGAGTAGTTCCGATTTTTCTAATTCGGCATCGGGAGAAATGAGCCCGAATTATCTCCAGAACGAGACCAAACCGGGTCCAAGTTTGCTGGAGCAGCTGCCGTGGTCATTGCTCGAGAAGTGGCTGTTCGATGAAAGCTTATACGGGAAAGATCTCCAGCTTAGTGAACTCTTGCTGGATGAAGATGCTAATTTCTTCTAGCTGCTAGCGTTCTGGAATTTTTTTGGGGCTCGATCTTTTGAGTTATTTTGTATTAGATCGGGGTCCTACGAAATTAACTTAACGGAAAATGAGTATGAGTTGAAAAGCTAGTTATTAGCTAAAATGATATATCAAATGGTCTGATTcagtaattaataaatggTTGTGAACGATTCGCtctaaaacatatatatgcatgaaaCGAAACATATATATGGCATATATGTAACATGTTTGAATTGAACTTGTGTTTGCCTATTTGTTGTGAATTGCATTCCTCAATGCTGATATTATCATGCTACTAATGTTGTATATACAGTGGAccaattcattaatttctttataaaaGATCTCTAGCAGGgcttatatttttcttattatcttcccataattttgatattaaaaaataaaaaataaaaaataaaacttacgACAGCAAactgagaaaataaaatatagccTTGTGAATGAATGTTTGAAGCCATACTACGCAGACCAACTGATTAGAAGTTGTATACCAAATTATTTGGTTAAAACTCTCGTGGACGTACATATATAAACGTAAGTATCCACGTACAAGTATATATTAACGTGATAACGTCAAAATCACAAATGAGACACATCAATCATAAGAGGTTGTCCCGCTGATGTCACCCGGTGCTCTACTGATGCTTTGATGGCTTGAAATGCACAAAGGAAAGCTGAGCCCAAGACCGAGACCGAGCCCCAGCCCGAGCCCAAGCCTTGGGGTTGGGAGTCTAGATCAGCCCTTCGATGCCTAGGTCAGAGAGAGCTCTCGAGGGGAAAGTA from Punica granatum isolate Tunisia-2019 chromosome 2, ASM765513v2, whole genome shotgun sequence includes the following:
- the LOC116194652 gene encoding myb-related protein 306-like, which encodes MGRPPCCDKAGVKKGPWTPEEDILLVSYIQEHGPGNWKSVPTHTGLLRCSKSCRLRWTNYLRPGIKRGDFTDHEEKMIIHLQALLGNRWAAIASYLPQRTDNDIKNFWNTHLKKKLGKLQSPSGSDDALASNSKTMSTRDRWERRLQADIQTAKQALSEALSPEKQDLISDLRTFSVIAPKKPAQAPTYASSTENIARLLKGWTKKSLPRPTRPIPSDPAARRASGSKDGSESSFSEGTLSTTAAANCYKSETEVLSCSGGLEPFLGLEPFGPTSSSDFSNSASGEMSPNYLQNETKPGPSLLEQLPWSLLEKWLFDESLYGKDLQLSELLLDEDANFF